A window from Falco naumanni isolate bFalNau1 chromosome 3, bFalNau1.pat, whole genome shotgun sequence encodes these proteins:
- the PPDPFL gene encoding pancreatic progenitor cell differentiation and proliferation factor-like protein — translation MASVPSAGCLLAKNQYYRTRQNSESSVSSSSSCCSDAVNVTDQDKAFHGLPELIDKCWWIKSFFHSEQSPPTVGRKTLSASSTNS, via the exons ATGGCCTCGGTCCCCTCGGCCGGCTGCCTCCTGGCCAAGAACCAGTACTACAGAA CAAGACAGAACTCGGAATCCAGTGtttcttccagctcctcctgctgtTCGGATGCTGTGAATGTTACAGACCAGGACAAAGCATTTCATG GATTACCTGAGTTGATTGATAAATGTTGGTGGataaaaagttttttccatAGTGAACAATCTCCACCAACTGTTGGCAGAAAAACACTATCAGCAAGCAG TACCAACAGCTGA